Proteins from a single region of Candidatus Binatia bacterium:
- the nadC gene encoding carboxylating nicotinate-nucleotide diphosphorylase: MKPSPSVPSRDFAASLEIVTEPIVRAALLEDIGRGGDLTTEALVEPSREATAQIVARSSGVIAGVSVAVLAFRLLEERINAAILIGDGERVEAGGVVAEIAGSARAILTAERSALNFLSHLSGIATATRALVDLVAGTRAKIADTRKTTPGLRALERYAVACGGGTNHRFGLDDGVLIKDNHLALAGSIRAAVAAARARAGHMVKVEVEVDTLEQLEEALAEPVDAVLLDNMDPAMLAEAVRVVDGRVLVEASGGVNESNVLAIARAGVDVISVGRLTHSAPSLDLSLEVSS; the protein is encoded by the coding sequence ATGAAGCCTTCGCCAAGCGTTCCTTCACGCGACTTCGCAGCGTCGCTTGAGATCGTGACCGAGCCGATCGTTCGAGCAGCCTTGCTCGAAGACATCGGCCGCGGCGGAGATCTCACCACGGAGGCCCTCGTCGAACCGAGCCGTGAGGCGACGGCGCAGATCGTCGCGCGGTCGAGCGGCGTCATCGCCGGCGTGAGCGTCGCGGTGCTCGCGTTTCGCCTGCTCGAAGAGCGCATCAACGCCGCAATCCTGATCGGTGACGGCGAGCGCGTCGAAGCCGGCGGCGTCGTCGCGGAGATCGCTGGGAGCGCGCGCGCGATTCTCACCGCGGAGCGGAGCGCGCTGAACTTCCTTTCGCACCTGTCCGGAATCGCGACGGCGACGCGTGCGCTCGTGGATCTCGTCGCCGGCACGCGTGCGAAAATTGCCGACACGCGCAAGACCACGCCCGGGCTACGCGCGCTCGAGCGCTACGCCGTGGCGTGCGGCGGCGGAACGAATCACCGCTTCGGCCTCGACGACGGCGTGCTGATCAAAGACAACCATCTGGCGCTGGCCGGATCGATTCGCGCGGCCGTCGCCGCCGCGCGCGCCCGCGCCGGTCACATGGTGAAGGTGGAGGTCGAAGTCGACACGCTCGAGCAGCTGGAGGAAGCGTTGGCCGAACCGGTCGACGCGGTGCTGCTCGACAACATGGACCCCGCGATGCTGGCGGAGGCCGTGCGCGTGGTCGACGGGCGCGTGCTGGTCGAGGCGAGCGGCGGCGTCAACGAATCCAACGTCCTCGCGATCGCCCGCGCCGGAGTCGACGTGATCAGCGTCGGGCGTCTGACGCACAGCGCGCCCTCGCTGGATCTCTCCTTAGAAGTTTCTTCCTGA
- the nadA gene encoding quinolinate synthase NadA produces the protein MGVIDLPYTRSVAEETDPVFERVEHVIPRVEWPLHAPYVAEINRLKRERNAVILAHNYQVPEIFYTVADIVGDSLALAMNAAETQAEVIVLCGVHFMAETAKLVNPHKTVLVPDLKAGCSLAESITGADVRLLRERYPDTPIVTYVNTSAEVKAESDVCVTSGNAVQIVEALGVPRVIFLPDEYLAKWVASKTGVEIIAWKGHCEVHERFTGADVRRFREGDPSLIVLAHPECPPDVLAEADYVGSTQGMTEYVGKLANGDPSSEVRAPRVLMMTECSMADNVSGRYPSIEFVRPCNLCPHMKRNTLPKVLHSLQAMEYEVTIEPSIAQRARRAVERMLEFSRQPRD, from the coding sequence ATGGGCGTCATCGATCTACCCTACACGCGCAGCGTCGCCGAGGAAACAGACCCGGTTTTCGAGCGCGTGGAGCACGTCATCCCGCGCGTCGAGTGGCCGCTGCACGCGCCCTACGTGGCCGAGATCAATCGCCTCAAGCGGGAACGCAACGCGGTCATCCTCGCCCACAACTACCAGGTCCCCGAGATCTTCTACACGGTCGCCGACATCGTAGGCGACTCCCTGGCGCTCGCCATGAACGCGGCGGAGACGCAGGCGGAGGTGATCGTCCTGTGCGGCGTCCACTTCATGGCTGAAACGGCGAAGCTCGTCAATCCCCACAAGACGGTGCTCGTCCCCGACCTGAAAGCGGGATGCTCGCTCGCCGAATCGATCACGGGCGCCGACGTGCGCCTGTTGCGCGAGAGGTATCCGGACACGCCGATCGTCACCTACGTGAACACGTCGGCGGAGGTCAAGGCCGAGTCGGACGTCTGCGTGACGAGCGGCAACGCCGTCCAGATCGTCGAGGCGCTGGGCGTGCCGCGCGTTATCTTCTTGCCGGACGAATATCTCGCTAAATGGGTCGCTTCCAAGACCGGCGTCGAGATCATCGCGTGGAAGGGACACTGCGAAGTGCACGAACGCTTTACCGGCGCCGACGTGCGGCGCTTCCGCGAGGGAGATCCGTCGCTCATCGTCCTGGCGCACCCCGAGTGCCCGCCGGACGTGTTGGCCGAGGCCGACTACGTCGGCTCGACCCAAGGCATGACCGAATACGTCGGAAAATTAGCAAATGGGGACCCATCCAGCGAAGTCCGCGCGCCGCGCGTTCTCATGATGACCGAATGTTCGATGGCTGATAACGTTTCCGGGCGTTATCCGAGCATCGAGTTCGTACGCCCGTGCAATCTCTGCCCGCACATGAAGCGCAACACGTTGCCGAAGGTGCTCCATAGCCTGCAGGCGATGGAGTACGAAGTCACGATCGAACCGTCGATCGCACAGAGAGCGCGCCGCGCGGTAGAACGGATGCTCGAGTTTAGCCGCCAGCCCCGCGACTGA
- a CDS encoding DUF202 domain-containing protein yields the protein MQANDTLANERTYLAYVRTALAFIAFGFVVARFSLFAREYALIVHGAVPPPGVSTGFGIAMAMFGVYMALLGAWRYSVTDRGLREGRIMTMSSATGYAISLFVLVAGAIVAAALLSQR from the coding sequence ATGCAGGCTAACGACACCCTCGCCAACGAGCGGACCTATTTGGCCTACGTCCGAACCGCCCTCGCGTTCATCGCGTTCGGCTTCGTGGTCGCGCGATTCTCACTGTTCGCGCGCGAGTACGCGCTGATTGTCCACGGCGCGGTCCCCCCGCCGGGAGTATCGACCGGCTTCGGTATCGCGATGGCAATGTTCGGCGTCTACATGGCGCTGCTGGGCGCCTGGCGCTACTCCGTGACCGATCGCGGGCTTCGCGAGGGCCGCATCATGACGATGTCGAGCGCGACGGGCTACGCGATCTCGCTGTTCGTTTTGGTCGCAGGAGCGATCGTCGCGGCCGCACTGCTATCCCAGCGATAA
- a CDS encoding NAD-dependent epimerase/dehydratase family protein: MRIIVTGGAGFIGSHVVDAYVDAGHEVLVIDSLWEHGGGRRINVRNGVSLVHMDIRDEPIARVFADFKPDVVSHHAAQHSVAISSRDPIYDAQVNVVGLLNVLEQSVRSGARKVIFASSGATYGTPELLPISEATPQHPTSPYGITKMVGEYYLRFYRANKELDFTALRYGNVYGPRQDSSGEAGVIAIFSGRFIARQPVRIDWDGEQTRDYVYVADVARANVLALERGSGECYVIGTGVPTSVNAIYRALVSVSGFAAPIERAPRRPGDARDAQFDASRAAAELGWSATTPLGDGIAATYAYFQKLAR; this comes from the coding sequence TTGCGCATCATCGTGACCGGCGGGGCCGGGTTCATCGGTTCGCACGTCGTCGACGCCTACGTCGACGCGGGCCACGAAGTGCTCGTGATCGACTCGCTCTGGGAGCACGGCGGCGGGCGACGTATCAACGTGCGCAACGGTGTGTCGCTCGTTCACATGGACATTCGCGACGAGCCGATCGCGCGCGTCTTCGCGGACTTCAAGCCCGATGTCGTGAGCCATCATGCCGCGCAGCACTCCGTCGCGATCTCGTCGCGCGACCCGATCTACGACGCTCAGGTCAACGTCGTCGGGCTGCTCAACGTGCTCGAGCAGAGCGTGCGCAGCGGCGCGCGCAAGGTGATCTTCGCTTCTAGCGGTGCGACGTACGGAACCCCCGAGCTGCTGCCGATCAGCGAGGCGACGCCGCAGCACCCAACCTCGCCCTACGGCATCACGAAGATGGTCGGCGAATACTATCTGCGCTTCTATCGCGCCAACAAGGAGTTGGACTTCACGGCGCTACGCTACGGCAACGTCTACGGCCCGCGCCAGGATTCGAGCGGCGAGGCCGGCGTCATCGCGATCTTCAGCGGGCGTTTCATCGCGCGCCAGCCGGTCCGCATCGACTGGGACGGCGAGCAGACGCGCGACTACGTGTACGTCGCGGACGTTGCTCGCGCCAACGTCTTGGCGCTGGAGCGCGGCTCGGGCGAGTGCTACGTGATCGGGACCGGAGTTCCGACCAGCGTGAATGCGATCTATCGCGCGCTCGTCTCCGTCAGCGGATTCGCGGCGCCGATCGAGCGTGCCCCGCGGCGCCCGGGCGACGCGCGGGACGCGCAGTTCGATGCGTCTCGCGCGGCCGCCGAGCTCGGATGGTCGGCTACGACCCCACTGGGCGACGGTATCGCGGCCACCTACGCTTACTTCCAAAAATTGGCGCGTTAA
- a CDS encoding L-aspartate oxidase, whose protein sequence is METRRADALVVGAGIAGLIAALKLQPAHVTVLSKTRLGKGAATDWAQGGIAAAVGKDDSPRLHAIDTQRAGAGISDTKIVEILTRDAPARIEELLELGAAFDRTDAGELALGREAAHQRRRIVKAGGDATGHEILNTLIEAIAEHPHIRVVEDVMADDLILDAGAIGGIYAHRLGSTERIEFRAGAVVLATGGVGRLYRYTTNPVEATGDGIAMAARAGATLADMEFVQFHPTALAIGRDPMPLVTEAVRGEGATLVNDLGERFMLAVHPDAELAPRDVVARAIFEQQQRGRTVGLDARSAIGARFPNAFPTVFRFCVEAGIDPRVQNIPVTPAAHYHMGGIAVDEWGRTSLPRLWACGEASATGVHGANRLASNSLLEALVYGSRVAIDIEGGRPHAIASAERPARSERRAAASADTTAAQALSDLRNLMYANVGLVRHESGLREAVARIGELEASPASVQGELRNLLVVGQLIADAALARRESRGSHYRSDYPQSDEAFAKRSFTRLRSVA, encoded by the coding sequence ATGGAAACTCGGCGCGCGGACGCGCTCGTCGTCGGCGCGGGAATCGCCGGTTTGATCGCGGCGCTGAAGCTGCAGCCGGCACACGTGACGGTGCTGTCCAAGACTCGGCTGGGTAAGGGTGCGGCGACGGATTGGGCGCAGGGCGGCATCGCGGCGGCCGTTGGTAAGGACGATTCGCCCCGTCTGCACGCGATCGACACGCAGCGCGCCGGCGCCGGCATCAGCGACACGAAGATCGTCGAGATCCTCACGCGCGACGCGCCGGCGCGCATCGAGGAGCTGCTCGAGCTCGGAGCGGCGTTCGATCGCACGGACGCGGGCGAGCTCGCGCTGGGGCGCGAGGCCGCGCATCAGCGGCGCCGCATCGTCAAGGCGGGCGGGGACGCTACGGGCCACGAGATCCTCAATACGCTGATCGAAGCCATCGCCGAGCATCCTCACATCCGCGTCGTCGAGGACGTGATGGCCGACGATTTGATCCTCGATGCGGGCGCGATCGGCGGCATCTACGCGCACCGCCTCGGAAGCACGGAGCGGATCGAGTTTCGAGCCGGGGCGGTCGTGCTGGCGACCGGGGGCGTGGGCCGCCTCTACCGCTACACGACGAATCCGGTGGAGGCCACCGGCGACGGCATCGCGATGGCGGCGCGCGCCGGGGCGACGCTGGCCGACATGGAGTTCGTCCAGTTCCATCCGACCGCGCTCGCGATCGGACGCGACCCGATGCCGCTGGTCACGGAGGCGGTGCGCGGAGAGGGCGCCACACTCGTCAACGATCTGGGCGAACGCTTCATGCTCGCAGTTCATCCCGACGCGGAGCTCGCGCCGCGCGACGTAGTCGCGCGCGCCATATTCGAGCAGCAGCAGCGTGGACGCACCGTAGGGCTCGACGCGCGTTCCGCGATCGGCGCGCGCTTTCCAAACGCATTTCCGACGGTGTTTCGCTTCTGTGTGGAGGCGGGCATCGATCCGCGCGTGCAAAACATTCCCGTGACTCCGGCCGCTCACTACCACATGGGCGGAATCGCCGTCGACGAATGGGGACGCACGTCGCTGCCTCGACTGTGGGCGTGCGGCGAAGCGAGTGCGACCGGCGTACACGGCGCGAACCGGCTCGCCAGCAACTCGCTGCTCGAGGCCCTCGTCTACGGATCGCGCGTGGCCATCGACATCGAGGGCGGGCGTCCGCACGCCATCGCCTCCGCTGAGCGGCCCGCGCGGAGCGAGCGCCGTGCAGCCGCAAGCGCCGACACGACGGCCGCCCAAGCGCTCAGCGATCTACGCAACCTCATGTACGCCAACGTCGGGCTGGTACGCCACGAATCCGGGTTGCGCGAGGCGGTCGCGCGCATCGGCGAGCTCGAGGCGTCGCCCGCGTCGGTGCAAGGCGAGCTGCGCAACCTCCTCGTGGTCGGGCAGCTGATCGCCGACGCCGCCCTGGCACGGCGCGAGAGCCGGGGCAGCCACTACCGCAGCGACTATCCGCAAAGCGATGAAGCCTTCGCCAAGCGTTCCTTCACGCGACTTCGCAGCGTCGCTTGA
- a CDS encoding oligopeptide transporter, OPT family translates to MERRSELTLRGLILGCAITLVFTAANVYLGLKVGLTFASTIPAAVISMAVLRALRNATIYENNIVQTVASAAGTLSAIIFVLPGLVMIGWWSGFPFGVSFAICAIGGILGVMYSVPLRRALVTTSSLPYPEGVAAAEVLKVGTAAGAAEGDRAGLAALAGGTVASALFAAIVATRVFAAQIGSFFRVGSAATGLGFSLSLALVGAGQLIGLTVGLAILTGLVIAWGIATPLLTAAQPAAGAAADVANAVWSHQVRFIGAGAIAIAALWSLGRLMRPVAAGITSAMLAARLRRRGAAADLPRTEQDLPIALVGLISLLCLIPLSVLLWTFLSGGPLAPLAAPMTAAAIVYVVIAGFFVAAACGYMAGLIGSSNSPVSGLAILSVIGAALIVLAIAKGAGAPLNLQLVAYALVVTAVLLCVATISNDNLQDLKTGQLVDATPWRQQVALVVGVVMGAIVIPPILELLNHAYGFAGAPHLGNVIAQPLPAPQATLISALAKGVINGQIDWHLIGIGAVVGALVVAADEALRTRRLALPPLAVGLGIYLPASTTAPVVLGAVLGWAYNRWAAGRPQPDRAKQLGVLVASGLIVGESVFGVLLAGLIVFSGNPSPLGLVGDAFAPAANVIGAVAFALAIAALFRLSSRLAR, encoded by the coding sequence ATGGAGCGTCGATCAGAGCTCACGCTTCGCGGGCTTATCCTCGGCTGCGCCATCACGCTCGTCTTCACGGCGGCGAACGTTTATCTCGGGCTCAAGGTCGGCCTGACGTTCGCCTCGACGATTCCGGCCGCGGTGATCTCGATGGCGGTGCTGCGCGCGCTGCGCAACGCCACGATCTACGAGAACAACATCGTCCAAACGGTCGCCTCCGCGGCCGGAACGCTGTCCGCGATCATCTTCGTGCTGCCCGGGCTCGTGATGATCGGCTGGTGGAGCGGCTTTCCGTTCGGCGTCTCGTTCGCCATCTGCGCGATCGGGGGGATCCTCGGCGTGATGTACAGCGTGCCTCTGCGGCGCGCCCTCGTAACGACGTCGAGCCTGCCGTATCCCGAGGGCGTCGCTGCGGCCGAGGTGCTCAAGGTCGGCACGGCGGCGGGAGCGGCTGAAGGCGACCGCGCCGGGCTGGCGGCTCTCGCCGGCGGGACGGTCGCGTCGGCGCTTTTCGCCGCGATCGTCGCGACGCGGGTCTTTGCCGCACAGATCGGGTCGTTTTTCCGCGTCGGCAGCGCGGCGACGGGGCTGGGCTTCTCGCTGTCGCTGGCACTCGTCGGCGCGGGCCAGCTCATCGGCCTCACCGTCGGTTTGGCGATCCTCACGGGCCTCGTGATCGCATGGGGCATCGCCACGCCGCTGCTGACGGCGGCGCAGCCCGCGGCTGGTGCCGCCGCCGACGTCGCCAACGCGGTGTGGTCACATCAGGTGCGCTTCATCGGAGCGGGCGCTATCGCCATTGCTGCGCTGTGGTCATTGGGGCGCCTGATGCGGCCGGTTGCGGCCGGCATTACCTCGGCCATGCTCGCCGCGCGGCTGCGCCGGCGCGGCGCGGCCGCGGATTTACCCAGGACCGAGCAGGATCTTCCGATCGCGCTCGTCGGCCTGATCAGCCTCTTGTGCCTGATTCCGCTCAGCGTTTTGCTGTGGACCTTTCTTTCCGGCGGACCGCTCGCGCCGCTGGCCGCGCCCATGACGGCTGCCGCGATCGTCTACGTCGTGATCGCGGGTTTTTTCGTCGCCGCGGCGTGCGGCTATATGGCGGGCCTGATTGGCTCGTCCAACAGCCCGGTATCGGGCCTCGCGATTCTCTCCGTGATCGGCGCGGCGTTGATCGTGCTGGCCATCGCGAAGGGCGCCGGCGCCCCGCTGAACCTGCAGCTCGTCGCCTACGCGCTCGTCGTCACGGCAGTGCTGCTGTGCGTCGCCACGATCTCGAACGACAACCTGCAAGATCTCAAGACGGGACAGCTCGTCGACGCGACCCCGTGGCGCCAACAGGTCGCGCTCGTCGTGGGCGTCGTGATGGGGGCGATCGTCATTCCTCCGATCCTCGAGCTGCTCAATCACGCCTACGGGTTTGCCGGCGCTCCGCATCTCGGCAACGTCATCGCGCAGCCGCTGCCCGCGCCGCAGGCCACGCTCATCTCGGCGCTTGCAAAGGGCGTCATCAACGGTCAGATCGACTGGCATCTCATCGGCATCGGCGCGGTCGTCGGCGCCCTGGTCGTTGCCGCGGACGAGGCTCTGCGCACCAGGCGCCTCGCGCTGCCGCCGCTGGCGGTGGGTCTCGGCATTTATCTGCCGGCTTCGACGACCGCGCCGGTGGTGCTCGGTGCGGTCCTCGGATGGGCTTACAATCGCTGGGCCGCGGGCCGTCCGCAGCCGGATCGCGCGAAGCAGCTCGGGGTGCTCGTTGCATCCGGGCTGATCGTCGGGGAGAGCGTCTTCGGCGTGCTGCTCGCGGGGCTCATCGTCTTCAGCGGAAATCCCTCACCGCTCGGACTCGTCGGCGATGCGTTCGCGCCGGCGGCCAACGTCATCGGCGCGGTCGCGTTCGCGCTCGCGATCGCGGCGCTGTTTCGCCTCTCGAGCCGTCTCGCGCGATAG
- a CDS encoding ATP-dependent DNA ligase has product MECFASTAERIAREPAKLAKIALLADYLRELGDDDLVAAARFFSGGPFAARDRRTLALGGRTIVEVARRVYGFDDKALLQNYRSTGDLGAAIGALVRPLSDAMLFRDRLTPAALETFFGEIAAASGKNANKRRAAVLERILRACEDPPAATYVVKIVTGDLRVGLREGLVLDAIAQAFGADPAAVRRATMAFGDAGAVALAAKRGTLHELRVDYGSPIGFMLATPVPYGEAYAELARGAWIAEDKYDGIRAQAHVRGGVARLFSRRLNDVTESYPEVASALAGISADAIFDGEIVAMRDGRVLPFRMLQARLQRKSVDAELLRDVPLTYVVFDVLAIGDELLVDEPLELRRERLRSLLAPRPGLELAPFDSVGAEAAETVNRRFDAARARGNEGVMLKRLDAPYLPGRRGKWWLKLKRELSTLDVAVVAVEWGHGRRVNVLSDYTFAVRGDDGELQAIGKAYSGLNDAEIAELTPWFLEHRLPASRQREKARAHEIPVEPKVVIEVAFDVIQRSDLHESGFALRFPRIVRIRDDKPPEEIDTLERVREIYDEMLKREGLY; this is encoded by the coding sequence ATGGAGTGTTTCGCGAGCACGGCGGAACGGATCGCGCGCGAGCCCGCCAAGCTCGCGAAGATCGCACTGCTGGCGGACTACCTTCGCGAGCTCGGCGACGACGATCTCGTTGCCGCGGCGCGCTTCTTCAGCGGCGGACCGTTCGCGGCGCGCGATAGGCGCACGCTCGCGCTCGGGGGACGCACGATCGTCGAGGTCGCGCGGCGCGTCTACGGCTTCGACGACAAGGCCCTGCTGCAAAACTACAGGTCGACGGGCGATCTGGGAGCGGCGATCGGCGCGCTCGTGCGCCCGCTGTCCGACGCCATGCTCTTTCGCGATCGGCTGACGCCGGCGGCGCTCGAGACGTTCTTCGGAGAGATCGCGGCGGCGTCGGGAAAGAACGCCAACAAGCGCCGAGCCGCAGTGCTCGAGCGAATTCTGCGCGCCTGCGAGGACCCACCGGCCGCTACGTACGTCGTCAAGATCGTCACGGGCGATCTGCGCGTCGGGTTGCGCGAGGGTCTCGTGTTAGATGCGATCGCGCAGGCCTTCGGCGCGGATCCGGCCGCGGTGCGGCGCGCGACGATGGCGTTTGGCGACGCCGGCGCCGTTGCGCTCGCGGCAAAGCGCGGGACGCTGCACGAGCTGCGCGTCGACTACGGCAGTCCCATCGGCTTCATGCTCGCGACGCCCGTGCCGTACGGCGAGGCCTACGCGGAGCTGGCGCGCGGCGCGTGGATCGCCGAGGACAAGTACGACGGCATCCGCGCGCAGGCGCACGTGCGCGGCGGCGTCGCCCGCCTTTTCTCGCGCCGGCTCAACGACGTCACCGAATCGTATCCGGAAGTCGCCTCTGCCCTCGCCGGGATCTCCGCCGACGCGATCTTCGACGGGGAGATCGTAGCCATGCGCGATGGCCGCGTGCTGCCGTTTCGCATGCTACAGGCGCGGCTGCAGCGCAAGAGCGTCGATGCCGAGCTGCTTCGCGACGTTCCGCTGACCTACGTCGTGTTCGACGTCTTAGCGATCGGGGATGAGCTGCTCGTCGACGAGCCGCTGGAGCTGCGGCGCGAACGGCTGCGCTCGCTGCTCGCGCCGCGTCCCGGCCTCGAGCTCGCGCCGTTCGATTCCGTCGGCGCGGAGGCAGCCGAAACGGTCAACCGGCGATTCGATGCGGCGCGAGCGCGCGGCAACGAGGGCGTGATGCTCAAGCGCCTCGACGCGCCGTATCTTCCGGGCCGGCGCGGAAAGTGGTGGCTGAAGCTCAAGCGCGAGCTCTCGACGCTCGACGTGGCGGTCGTCGCCGTGGAGTGGGGCCACGGCAGGCGCGTCAACGTACTCTCCGACTACACCTTTGCGGTGCGCGGCGACGACGGCGAACTGCAGGCGATCGGCAAGGCGTATTCGGGCCTGAACGACGCGGAGATCGCGGAACTGACGCCCTGGTTTCTCGAGCACCGGCTGCCGGCTTCGCGCCAGCGAGAAAAGGCACGCGCGCACGAGATTCCCGTCGAACCGAAAGTCGTCATCGAAGTGGCGTTCGACGTCATCCAAAGGAGCGACTTACACGAGAGCGGGTTCGCGCTGCGCTTTCCGCGCATCGTGCGAATCCGCGACGACAAGCCGCCCGAAGAGATCGACACGCTGGAACGCGTTCGCGAGATCTACGATGAGATGCTCAAACGCGAAGGCCTTTACTGA
- a CDS encoding DNA internalization-related competence protein ComEC/Rec2 has product MPSFAILLCAVAAVLGALAATPLPPDVRAVSDAGLLAFAAYAVFGSCGTPRLRVLLAAALVASAANAELRNHSGSIAERRTARYGATILDRSSAGDGSAEVTLAIDDGPRVLARLRGEAPPAGTHVLVRGRLDPFDEARNPGEPSERALMVERGLDGSLESATVLHAGAVPSWSFAAVLARAHEWAHDRLRERLGEPGASLVAGELWGERAALPPELRTEFQETGTVHVLVTAGLHLGVVAALAVTLFTLLSLPRWAACGAAIALLWAFVWWSGAQLPAIRAATMASVALFARACGRATLSWNALAIAALVVAFARPQSVATASFALSFSCVAAIFACAGALERWIEARVALPAHAREAIVLTLATQLGIWPLSAAIFLQFAPYAVVANLAVVPCVAATMALGAAQLALAWCAPLAQACANLDSWLIAWTLGAVRVLSSLPGASLPMTPPPAWCIAAYDAAVLAAPLLVRRGAQTLAVAALIVASGLVLWPPRGTQARLIVTVLDVGQADAIVVQTPRGHTILVDAGGRLERAIQVDGSAAERVGERTVVPFLLRHGIHVVDAVVISHPHGDHAGGVAPVLRRLRVAELADGGQRYGGHAYLDAIATARAQRVPVIYPRASAEWRTDDGVTLHFIGPSLPFIGGRNAINSNSIAFVLQYRRFRMLFTGDAGSESEQRFLDERVDLHADVLKVGHHGSAYGSSPAFVAAVAPKYAIISVGRHNLFGHPAPSTLATLRRFGARVYRTDEDGAVTITSDGNSENVTSVLP; this is encoded by the coding sequence ATGCCGTCGTTCGCGATCCTCCTGTGCGCGGTCGCCGCGGTGCTCGGCGCGCTCGCCGCGACGCCACTTCCGCCCGACGTGCGCGCCGTCAGCGACGCCGGCCTCCTCGCGTTCGCCGCGTACGCCGTCTTCGGCTCGTGCGGAACGCCGCGACTTCGCGTGCTTCTCGCGGCCGCTCTCGTCGCCTCCGCGGCCAACGCCGAGCTGCGCAATCACTCCGGCTCCATCGCGGAGCGGCGCACGGCGCGCTACGGCGCCACGATCTTGGATCGGTCAAGCGCAGGCGACGGCTCGGCCGAGGTCACGCTCGCGATCGACGACGGCCCGCGTGTGCTCGCGCGGCTACGCGGGGAGGCGCCGCCGGCCGGAACGCACGTGCTCGTTCGCGGGCGGCTCGACCCGTTCGACGAGGCGCGCAATCCGGGCGAGCCCAGCGAACGCGCGCTGATGGTCGAGCGCGGGCTGGACGGCAGCTTGGAAAGCGCAACCGTGCTGCACGCCGGCGCCGTGCCGTCGTGGAGCTTCGCGGCCGTACTGGCGCGCGCGCACGAGTGGGCGCACGACCGGCTGCGCGAACGCCTCGGCGAACCGGGTGCGTCGCTCGTAGCCGGCGAGCTGTGGGGCGAGCGCGCGGCGCTGCCGCCGGAGCTGCGCACCGAGTTCCAAGAGACCGGGACGGTCCACGTGCTGGTCACCGCCGGACTGCATTTGGGAGTGGTCGCGGCGCTCGCCGTCACGTTGTTCACGCTGCTTTCCCTGCCGCGCTGGGCCGCATGCGGCGCGGCCATAGCGCTGCTCTGGGCGTTCGTGTGGTGGAGCGGTGCCCAGCTGCCGGCCATCCGCGCCGCGACGATGGCGAGCGTCGCGCTCTTTGCGCGCGCCTGCGGACGCGCCACGTTGTCGTGGAACGCGCTCGCGATCGCCGCGCTCGTCGTCGCCTTCGCGCGGCCACAGAGCGTCGCTACGGCATCGTTCGCGCTCTCGTTTTCATGCGTCGCGGCGATCTTCGCGTGCGCCGGGGCGCTGGAGCGTTGGATCGAAGCGCGCGTGGCGCTGCCGGCGCACGCACGCGAGGCGATCGTGCTGACGCTAGCGACGCAGCTCGGAATCTGGCCGCTGAGCGCGGCGATCTTCTTGCAGTTCGCTCCATACGCCGTCGTCGCCAATCTCGCCGTGGTGCCGTGCGTCGCGGCGACGATGGCGCTGGGCGCCGCGCAGCTCGCGCTCGCGTGGTGCGCGCCGCTCGCGCAGGCATGCGCCAACCTCGACTCGTGGCTGATCGCATGGACGCTCGGCGCGGTGCGCGTGCTGAGCTCTCTGCCGGGCGCAAGCCTGCCGATGACGCCGCCGCCGGCGTGGTGTATCGCCGCCTACGACGCGGCGGTCCTCGCCGCACCGCTGCTCGTGCGGCGCGGCGCGCAGACGCTTGCAGTCGCCGCGCTTATCGTCGCGAGCGGGTTGGTGCTGTGGCCTCCGCGCGGCACACAGGCGCGTCTGATCGTGACGGTCCTCGACGTCGGACAGGCCGATGCGATCGTCGTGCAGACGCCGCGCGGACACACGATCCTCGTGGACGCCGGCGGACGGCTCGAGCGCGCGATACAGGTCGACGGATCCGCGGCGGAGCGCGTCGGCGAGCGCACCGTCGTGCCGTTTCTGCTGCGTCACGGCATTCACGTGGTCGACGCCGTCGTCATCTCGCATCCGCACGGCGATCACGCAGGCGGAGTCGCTCCCGTCCTGCGCCGCCTGCGCGTCGCCGAGCTCGCGGACGGCGGGCAGCGCTATGGCGGGCACGCGTATCTCGACGCGATCGCCACGGCGCGAGCGCAGCGCGTGCCGGTGATCTATCCCCGGGCGTCGGCGGAGTGGCGCACCGACGACGGGGTGACGCTGCACTTCATCGGCCCCTCGTTGCCGTTCATCGGCGGGCGCAACGCGATCAACAGCAACTCGATCGCCTTCGTACTGCAGTATCGCCGCTTTCGCATGCTCTTCACGGGCGACGCCGGGAGCGAATCGGAGCAGAGATTCCTCGACGAGCGCGTCGATCTTCACGCCGACGTGCTCAAGGTGGGTCACCACGGCTCGGCCTACGGATCGTCGCCGGCGTTCGTCGCGGCCGTCGCGCCCAAGTACGCGATCATCTCGGTGGGGCGCCACAACCTCTTCGGCCACCCCGCGCCCTCGACGCTCGCGACGCTGCGCCGCTTCGGCGCACGCGTCTACCGCACCGACGAGGACGGTGCCGTGACGATCACGAGCGACGGGAATTCGGAAAATGTAACCAGCGTGCTCCCGTAG